The sequence CTTATGTCTATTGAATTTAACTGCTTTGATGGTAATGACTGCGTATCACAGTCGTTAAGCATTGCCAATACCGGTGTTAATACCTCCAAGCTTTACAGAATGGAACAATTTGTTGACAATTTCCCTAATGAAGAGGCCCACCTTACAGGTGAAATGATTCATAAAAGGCTTGATGAAATTGAACAGATACATACCCTGTATTCACCGGTAAAGCTTGGACTTGCCGCCGCTCTAGCATGCTGCGGATTCACATTTCTGCTTGGCGGCGGTCCTATAGAGATGCTTTTCGCATTCATTGCAGCCGGAACAGGTAATCTTATTAGGACAAAGCTTATTAAACATCATTTTACACTATTCATGAATATAGCAGTTTCTATATCTGCATCATGCCTTATATATGCAATTCTGCTTAAACTTGCTATTCTGATGTTTAATATCCCTTCTGTACATGAAGCCGGATACATATGTTCCATGCTTTTCATAATACCGGGATTTCCTTTCATCACCAGCGGCATTGACCTTGCAAAGCTCGACCTACGGTCAGGTATTGAAAGGCTGACTTATTCAATAATTATTGTACTGGTTGCTACCGTATTTGCATGGATTATGGCTTTGTTACTGCATTTGCAGCCAGAAGAATTTACTACATTACATATTGGAAAAATGTTACATCTGATATTAAGACTTATTGCAAGCTTCTGCGGTGTATTCGGATTCTCTATCATGTTTAACAGTTCTGTTCCGATGGCGGCTATGGCTGCTCTTATTGGTTGTATCGCCAATACGCTGCGTCTTGAACTTGTTGATTTTACAGGCATGCCTGCCGCTGCTGCCGCATTTATTGGTGCTGCTACTGCCGGATTACTTGCCTCATTTATTAAAAATTATAATGGATATCCTAGAATATCACTTACAGTTCCTTCCATAGTTATTATGGTACCCGGACTTTACTTATACCGCGCAATATACAATTTCGGCATAATGTCCCTGACAGAAGCGGTCTCATGGTTTACATCTGCAATTATGATAATTGTTGCACTTCCGCTCGGACTTATATTTGCCAGAATTATTACGGACCGCACATTCCGTTATTGCACTTAGTATTAACTATACATTTATATAAGGAGGAATTATTATTATGCTTACTTCTGTAACAGGTATTAACTGGGGCGACGAGGGCAAAGGCCGTGTAATTGACCTTCTTGCTGAAAATGCAGATATAGTCGTCAGGTATCAGGGCGGCAATAACGCCGGTCACACTGTTGTAACTAATCAGGGAAAATTCGTTCTTAATCTTCTGCCATCAGGAATACTTCACTCCGATGTTATATGTATTCTTGGAGACGGCATGGTTGTTGACCTTGAACACCTTGCCAACGAAATAAAGCAGATTGAAGACAGAGGAATACAGATTAATCCAAAACATTTGAAATTATCTAAAAAAGCTACAATATCTATGCCATGGCACAGGGTACAGGATGAACTTGAAGAAAACAGACTAGAACGAACCGGCTCTGCTTTCGGTTCTACAAGACGAGGCATAGCATATGCCTACAGTGACAAATACAGAAAAAAGACTCTGCGTCTTGGTGACCTTCTTCATTTGGATGATACAGCTGTACAGGCAAGACTTACAACTATTCTTGAGTCCAAGAACCTTGAGCTTGCCGGCTGCTATCATCAGGAGCCAATGTCTTATCCGGCACTTCTTGACTGGTGCAGGGAACAGGCTGAAAAGTTCAGTAAATACATATGCGATACAGGCACATTTATAGACAAAGCATTATCCTGTGGTAAAAAAGTTATTCTTGAGGCACAGTTAGGTGCATTAAGAGATATTGATTACGGTATCTTCCCTTACACATCAAGTTCATCAACCATATCAGCCTATGGTCCTATAGGTGCAGGAATCCCTGGAAGACACGCTGACCATGTTGTTGGTGTACTTAAAGCCTATTCTACCTGTGTCGGTGCAGGACCTTTTGTTGCTGAAAATGCTGTTTCAGAAAAATGGCAGCAAGACTTAAGAGCAGCCGGTGGTGAATTCGGTGCTGCAACAGGCCGTCCTCGCCGTGTTGGTCCTTTTGATGCAGTCGCAAGCAGATATGGACTCAGATGCCAGCATGCAGACAAAATCGCACTAACCAAGCTTGATGTATTAAGCTCTATGAAAGAAATTCCTATAATTACAGGCTACAATGACCCAAACGGCTCTCTGGTTGAATTCGACCCAACTGATAACCTTGATTCATGCACTCCTGTTATATACAAAGTTCCCGGCTGGGAAGAAGATATATCACATTGCAGGACATTTGACGAGCTTCCTGCTAATGCAAAAAATTACATTAAAACAATTGAGGATATGCTTCATGCAGAAATCAACTTTATATCTGTCGGTGCTAAGAGAGATGAATATTTATTAAAAGGAGAGTGGCTATGAGACATCTGATAACCCCTATGGATCTTTCCGTTGAAGAAACTATGAATATATTAGATCTTGCGGAGCGGATATCCATTGGACCACAATTATATAAGCATGTTGCCGATGGCAGACAGCTTGCTACACTTTTTTACGAACCAAGTACCAGAACCCGTTTATCTTTCGAGTCTGCTATGTTAAGTCTTGGAGGACAGACGCTGGGCTTTTCAAGTGCAGCTCAGTCTAGTGCTTCCAAAGGTGAAACCGTTGCTGATACTGCAAGAGTTGTAAGCTGCTATGCAGATATAATTGCGATGAGACATCCAAAAGAAGGTGCTCCACTGCAGGCATCAATATATTCACGCATTCCTATAATAAACGCAGGAGACGGCGGTCATGCGCACCCTACACAGACACTTATTGATATGATGACTATAAGACAGCGTAAAGGAAAGCTTAATAACCTGACTATCGGTTTCTGTGGCGACCTGAAATTCGGACGGACGGTACACTCCCTTGTCAGCAGCCTTACTCGTTTCTCTGATAATAAATTCTACTTCATATCTCCCGAAGAATTACGGATTCCGGATTATCTGAGAGACGATGTATTAAATCCATCTAATTCAACTTATGAGGAAGTGTCAAGCCTTGAAGATACTCTTCCTAAACTTGATGTTCTATACATGACAAGAGTACAGAAAGAAAGATTTTTCAATGAAGAAGAATATCTCCGTTTAAAAGATGTCTACATTCTTGACGAAGAAAAGTTAAAGCTGGCTGATAAAGATATGCCTGTTCTTCATCCTCTGCCACGAGTCGATGAGATTTCCCTTGATGTCGATGACGATCCAAGAGCTGCATATTTTGACCAGGTCCAGAATGGTAAATATATAAGAATGGCACTAATCATGGCATTGCTTGGTATTACTGATCCGGTAACCGGCAGAACAGTTCTTGATACACACAGCCTATAACTAAACATTCCATATAAAAACTGCCATCCGCTAAACTTAATGTTAAACGGACGGCAGTTTTATGTTTTTATATATTTATCCCCAGACTTCTTTCGGTTCTGCGTTATGCTCCCCAATCATCTTCTCCATCCACACCATATCGAACCACTGGTTAAACTTATACCCACTGTCATGAAAACGACCAACTTCTGAAAATCCCAATCTACTATGGAAGCGGATACTGTCATCATTAAGATACTTGCTTTCCTGTACAGGGCATGCAATATCCGGCATATGCATAACCGACAATCTGTCCATTGTCAACTGCCTTGATATATGGATATCTGTCTGAAATATTCACAATTCTTTGTCTGAATTCTTCTACCGAAGGCACATCATATTCAAATGTTATCGCTGTATTCTTAACATATGGTGCATATATTTCAAGAAGCTCCTCTGCGTCTTCAATTGTTACATTCTGAATTTCCATAATTTTCTCTCACTGTTTCAAGATTAGTTATCAATGCATATATTACCCTGCCATATCGTCCATTCTCAACAATTCTTCCATGGTCAAACACCTGTATATGCCCGCCATCTGCTTTCTGCATATTAAAATGCGTATAACCATTAGTATGTCCTTCATCTATCTGCTTCCATATATCCGCTATAACAGCTTCCCGTTCATCCACTCTAAGATATTACGGAAACTTCTTTTTGTATATTCAAGCAGTTCATCCATGTTCTTACAGCCTGCAAATCTGATAAATTCACGGTTTGCAAAAAGAATTTCATCATCATTCTTATCTGCTTTGTATATGATAAATGCTCCTGGAAGATTTTCAGAAACATCTTTAAGTGCAAAACCAAGCTGTGTACGAATCTCCATCCTGAGTCCGTTCTTATATGCCATGCAGCCATTTTTTCCACGAAGTTTCACCTCATAAAGTGCAGTATCAGCACAACGCATGAGCTTTGATGGCTTGTCAGCATGAACCGGATATTCAGCATATCCAACTGATATAGTGAACTGCTGCTCTTCACCTTCATATTTAAATGAACGTTTTAACTTTGTGAATTCCTCAAGTTTTTCCTTAACATCTGCACATGTGCAGTCTGGCAGGAAAATACAGAATTCATCACCACCATTTCGTCCTAAAACCACATTTTTATCAAAAAACTTCTGCATTCCCTCGGACAATACCTTAAGTGCCACATCGCCATAAACATGGCCATACATATCATTGATAGTCTTAAAATCATCAATATCAAATTCTACTCCTACACAGTGATTATCCGGATTCTGCTTAAGATACCTTGTTACTCTTTCATCATATCCATGACGGTTATATATTCCTGTCAAAGCATCTGTTATAGCCAGTTTCTTAAACTTCTTTCTGTGTTTGTCAAGCACAAGCAGAGCACATGTAAATCCTGTAAGAAGCAGAACAATAATAACTCCGCCTATTCCAGCCGCATACAGATATCTTCTTTCAGACTGAGTCTTATATGGCATTATATCAAGCTTCCACTTGCTGTCTCCTATATCAAATGTATATGAAACAGGATTCTTTAACTCTTCTTCCGAGCCATACACTTCTTCAAATTCAGACCCCCACGGAAAAGCAGTTTTATATAATATATAATTATAACCAAAATCAGAAAGTGCCTTCATTGAATCAGCAAAAATCTCAGGAACACGGATTATAACTATTGCAAATCCCCAGAAATCTTCATGTCCGTTTTCTTCAATATATACAGGATTTCTTACAACTATACCATATCCCCCTTGCTTTAATTGAAATGGTCCCTGCATTGTAACAACTTTATTATCTCTTCCATAACGGCATATTTCACCACGATCTTTGTCATTTAACAAATCAATCTTTCCCGCATCATTGCCTTCCTGAGGATAAATATCTGTCACAACACCATCTGGTGCAATCTGGATACTCTGAACAGAATCTGCCATCATCTCCTCTGCTATCTCACAGAATTTATTAAGCTGTCCATCTTCACTTATAATTATCTGTCTTAATGAGTCCGAAACGGCTATGCCTTTCATAATATCCGTCTTCATACGCTCTGCATAAGTCATTGCGTTAAGATTCGCCATTGTCCTGTTCTGCTTATTCTGCTCGTTATTTATGCTGCATACAATACCTGCCACAGCACTCATTCCGATTATAAATACAACAAGTGGAATAATAATATTTTTCTTTATAAAATGCATTTCATTCACTCCAAACTGCTGATTTGTAAATATTTATTTATTATATCACTTTAAATTTTATTCCGCATTAAAAATGACGCAGGAATTTCCTGCGTCACTGCATATGTCCTTATATGAAACCGCTTTATATATTAAGGAAATCTTTTCTATAATCCACCTTAAAGAATTCTGCAAGCTTAATCATATCTTCGTCTTTTATTGTATTCTTTCTCTCAAGTCCAGCTGTAAGCATATATATCTGTGCAGCTTTTTCAACAGTTTCAATAAGTCCAAATGTCTCATCAAGAGTTTTTCCAGCACCATATATTCCATGCATTGCCCATATAACAAGTCTGAATTCTTTCATTTTTTCTGCTGTTGCCTCGCCTATTTCATTAGTTCCGCAAAGCATCCATGGGAGAATACCTACACCATCCGGGAACACAACTATACACTCAGTACACATTTCCCAAAGTGTATGCGTAAATTTCTTCTCGTCAAGTTCATGAACATAATTCATGGCAAGTGTATTAGTTGGATGTGAATGTATAACAACTCTGTTATCTTTATCAACAGAAAGTCTTGCCATATGACTCATAAGATGCGCTGGTAATTCGCTTGTGAATTTTCCTCCATCCTTATATCCCCATAATAACTGCGCTGTTGTTCCATCTTCAGCTATTCTTATTATTCCAAGATTATTCTCTGGATCTGTCTTTACATTTTTAAAGTACTTACCTGTACCGGTTACTATAAATATTCTGCCAATAAGTGCATCTGCTTTGAAACCCGTCGGAATCTCTCTTAACACATGATTAATATCAAGATATTGTGCAACTTCTTCTTCATCAAGCATATAGCTGATATTACCACCATTTCTTTCGTCCCAGCCAAGACGATACATATTAGCTGTAGTATCACACATTTCTTTAACAAAAGGTGCTGTTAATATATCTTTCATTATCGTGCCTCCAATACTTTCTTTTCGTAATCCATAACCTCACTGACATAATCAGCTGCCACATTTTCTCTATTAAGATATTCCTGCCATATATCTCCAAATGGCATAATCTTTAATTCTTCCTGTGCTGCCATAAGTTCTGTGAACCTTCCTTCGTTCTGAAGATTGCGAAGTAATTCTGGCTCTAACAATGCATACAAAAGAGCTTTCTGAACACTTCTCATTCCGGTTATCCATGCAGATATTCTATTAATTGATGCATCGAAATAGTCAGTTGCTATAAATACCTTGTCAAGCGCATCTGCTCTGACAATTTCTTTAGCAATCTCTCTGGTTTCGTCATCATATAAAACTACATGATCGCTGTCCCATCTTACAGGTCTTGTAATATGTAATGCTAAGTGGTCATTGAATAAAAGCATTGATGATACCTTATCTGACACAACCTCTGTAGGATGATAGTGTCCATTATCCATAAGTGGGGTTATGCCTGCTCTTGCTACATAATTCATGCAGAATTCAGACGAACCAACTGTGTATGATTCAACGCCTATGCCAAATACTTTAGATTCAAGACACACAAACACTTTGCTCTTATCATATGGAATTGAAAGAATTTCATCTAAAGATTCTTTAAATCTCCTTCTTGGTCCAAGTCTGTCTGCCGGAATATCCTTATAGCCATCCGGAATCCATATGTTCATTACACATGGCTGTCCTGTTTCATTAGCAAAATATTCTGATATCTCAATACATCTCTTGCCATGTTCAATCCAGAATTTTCTTACTTCTTCATCTGGTGAGGATAATGTAAGTCCATCTTTAACCATTCTATGTGAGAAAAATGTTGGATTAAAATCAATTCCCATATTGTATTTCTTAGCAAATTCAACCCATCTGGTAAAATGTTTTGGTTTAATTGAATCCCTGTCTGAACCGTCATCTATAATGGCATAACTGGCATGAAGATTTAGCTTCTTCTTTCCAGGTACAAGTGTCAATACTTTGCTTATATCCTGCATAAGCTGCTCAGGAGTAGCTGCTCTTCCCGGATAATTTCCAGTAGTCTGTATACCACCTGACAGACTTTCTCTGCTGTCAAAACCAATTACATCATCTCCCTGCCAGCAATGCATTGATACCGGCACATTCTTTAATCTATCTAATGCAGCCTCAGTATCAACTCCTATACTCTGATATATCTTCCTTGCTGATTCATATCGTTCATTAGTCATATATAGCATTATCCTCCTTATATAATCTGAAATTTATTATCTTTTCTGCTCAAATCGTTTAATATCAAAGGAATCTCTTACACACGCTCTTGCTTCCTTCAAATTCTTAAACACACTATCTGCTATCATCTGCGCCATAATATTTCCAATAGCAGTAGCCTCTGCTGGTCCCGCTACTACTGTTTTCCCAGTCGAATCAGCCGTAAGCTGATTAAGATATCCAGCATTAGCACCTCCACCTATTACATATATTGCATCATATGTAATGTCCAGATTCTTTTCTATCTGCATAACTGTATCTGCATAACTGTCAGCCAGACTCTTATATACAACTGCTGCAATCTCTCCGGCTGTGTCAGGTATAATCAAATCATTATTATTGCAGTATGATTTGATTGCCTCTGTCATATTCTCTGGTGCAAGAAAGCATTTATTATTAACATCTATCCTTGATGTTATATAGTCTGTCTCCTCTGCTTCCTTACAAAGCTCTGCAAATGTATATCTGTCTTCAAATTCATGCCTTACAGATTGTATAATCCAGAGGCCCATAATATTCTTCAAATATCTAAATCTATAATCGTATCCACCTTCATTGGTAAAATTACATACCTGGCTTTTCTCATCACATCTTGCCTTTAGAAGTTCTGTCCCCATCAGTGACCATGTTCCAGAACTTAAATACAAAACATTATCTGCTACTGTTGGAACAGCCATAACTGCGGATGCTGTATCATGACTTGCACACATAACAACCCTTGTATTGTATCCAACAATCTTCTTAATACCATCAGTTAATTCTCCCAGTATTGTTCCCGGCTGCTTAAGCTCCATAAACATATTTCTGTTGATTCCAAGCATATCAATCAGTTCATAATCCCATTGTTTAGTTTCCGGATTAACAAGCTGTGTTGATGTTGCATTGGTATATTCCGATGCTTTAACCCCCGTAAGAAGAAACTGAAAATAATCTGGAAGCATAATAAATGTCTTCGCTTCCTTTAACTGTTCAGGTCTTATAAATTTATCCGACATGAGCTGGTAAATTGTATTAAACTTCTGTTTCTGAATACCTGTTCTCTTATATAATTCTTTTTCGGATATCACCTTATAAACTTCTTCATCCATTCCATCTGTACGTTCATCCCTGTATCCATATACATTTCCTATGCATTTGTCATTATCATCAAGAAGAACATAATCAACAGCCCATGTGTCAATCGACATGCTTACTGGAATTTTCCCGAGTTCTTTACATTTTTTCATTCCTTCAATAATATTGGCAAACAAGCTGTCAACATCCCATAACTTGTTGCCATTATCATTAATCATGCCATTATCAAAACGATATACCTCTTCTATTGTCATTCTGCCGTTGTCCATGGATGCAAGAATATGTCTTCCACTTGAAGCCCCAATATCAACGGCAAGGTAATATACCGGTTTCATACAATCTTACCTCCTGTATTAAATTCATGTATTAATCAAGATGAAAAACACACCTTAAATCATCACTCACAGGACTGTCGTCTGGATTAACCCTCATAAGAGGCGCCATATATTTCCACCACTTTCTGTTGATCTCCGTGTCTGCTGACTGTGCCCACTTTTCTTCATCTTCAATCTCTATATATCCATATAATATGTTAGTTTCATCATCTAGAAATATAGAATAATTATGTCCGCCATATTCATGTATCATTGCCTTCATTTCAGGCCATAATTCATTGTGACGCTTTTCATATTCATCAGCACATCCAGCTTTAAGATACATTTTAAATGCTTTTCTTATCATTCTGTAATGCCTCCACTAAAGCCAGTATTGTAAGTGACTGTCCATATGCCATAGGCGCTATAAGTATGTTCTTATAATGCTCCGCATCATATCCCATACCAGTTCCTCCAGATACATTAAGCACTGTTCCATCTGAATCAATATTTTTAAGTATTGCATTTATCGCTTTGTCAGCAACATCTATATAAGAATCATCAAGTATTCCCATTCTGATTCCCTTTAATATACCGGCTGTAATTGCAGCACTTCCGGATACTTCTTCATAACTTGATGAATCTGTAAGTACTGTATGCCATAATCCGCTTTTACTCTGCAGCTTCTTAAGAGCAGCTGTCTGGGCTTTATAAGCATCTATTATTATCTCTTTAACACCACTGTTAAGTGTTCCCTTAAACATATCAACATAATCAAGAATTCCTAATGTGAACCAGCTATTCCCTCTGCACCAGAATATACCACCGAAATTATTCATTTCATTAAATGTCCAGCCATGATAAAACAATCCTGTCTTGTTGTCGCAAAGATACTTTATATGCATAAGTACCTGATGTATTGACTCATTTATCCAATCCTGACGATTATACTTCTGACCCATTTTATTAAGGAATAAAACTGTCATAAACAGAGTATCTATCCACATTTCATTCTCATTGAGTCTTACTCCCTGTCTGTCTCCATTCGCACTTGTAACATGCTGGAATCCACGTTCCTTTGTTCTTGGAAGGCAGTTCATAAGCCACTCTGCCCATTTGATACACAGTTCCTCGAACTGTGTATCATTGTAATAGTTATTTAATTCAACAAGAGTAAGTAACGGTGTTGTTGTGTTGATATTCTTTGATGGAAGACCTTCTGCTATATTTTCTTTAAACCATTTGTAAAGAAATTCTCTATACTCATCATTGCCATTAATCTGCATTATCTTAAGCAATCCATATAAACCGACCCCCTGTGGCCAGTCCCACTCTTTAATTCCAAAGTCTCTTTTAAAGAAGCCTATTGACTCACCGCCTTTTTCCAGCTCTTCATCATTATCAGGTCTGCCAAGATTCATAAGCTTATCAATTACAAGATTAAGCTTATTCTCAATTTCTTTCTTGTCAGGTTTTTTATTGTTCATATATATGTCCTCCGTTTTTATCTTATTTTTATCCCAACAATCCAAATACTGTTGGCAGCCACATACTAAGCTGTGGTACAAATGTTACAAAAAGAAGTGCGACCAAAATTGCTACAAAGAATGGCACCAGTTTCTTAATTACCTCTTCTACCTGAAGATGCGATATACTACAACCTACAAATAATACGCTTCCTACAGGTGGTGTAATTGTTCCAATTGAAAGATTCATAACCATCATTACACCAAACTGAATAGGATTCATACCTAATGCCTTAACTACAGGAAGGAATATAGGTGTGAATATAAGTAACGCCGGAGCCATATCCATAAATGTTCCTACAATCAGAAGTATCAGGTTAATAATTAACAGAATAACAATCTTATTATCAGACACACCCAGTAATGCTGCACTTATAGCCTGTGGAAGACCTGTGAATGATAATACGAATGACAATACTGATGAAGCTCCTATTATAAGCATAACTATTGCTGTCATAACTGCTGTTTCTTTTAAAATTCTTGGAATATCTTTAATCTTAATGCTCTTATAAACAAACACAGCCAGTATAAATGCATACACAACAGCTACACCAGATGCTTCTGTCGGAGTAAAATATCCTGATAATATACCACCAATAATAATTACAATGAGGAAAAGACTTGGTATAGCATCCCAGATTGTCTTTAATACAACCTTAGCTGTAAGATGATCTCTCTTGATTACATATCCATGCTTTTTTCCATATACGAAAGCAACTACCATACACAGTAATGCCCATAATAATCCCGGAATCCAGCCAGCCATAAGTAATGCTGCAACTGAAACTCCACCACTTGCTGCTGAAAATACAATGAATGAAGCTGTTGGTGGAATTAACTGTCCTACTGGTGCTGAAGCAACATTTGCTGCTGCTGAAAATGCCCTGTCATATCCCTGTTCATTCTCAAGTGGCTGCATAACACCACCAATTGCTGTTGCTGCTGCAATACCTGAGCCTGATATAGAACCAAACATTGCGTTACCTGCAATGTTAGTCATTGCTAAAGAACCTGGAACCTTACCTAAAACAAGCATTGCCAGATTAATAAGCCTTTTTGCTATACCACCATTACTCATTAACAGACCTGCAAGTACAAAGAACGGAACTGCAAGTAATGTGAAGCTGTCAATACCTGTAACCATTTTCTGAGCTGATATAAACACACCAAAATGTGGTGTAAGAAACATAATTAATGTAACAAGTGATGCTGATATAATACTGAATGATACTGGAACACTAAATGCCAGTAATAAAAAGAATACTATTATCAATACAATTGCTGCCTGTATTTCCATATTGCCTCCTTCTGCATATATATGCATTATTCAATCTTAATTCTGTCTTAATTTCTTAAAATGATCTACAATCTTAAACACTCCGTAAATAACCATGAGAACTCCACATACCGGAACACATACATAATAGACCTGCATAGGAATCTGCATAGCTGGTGAGAGCTGTCCTGCTGCATTAGCAGTAACCATAATTCCACCAATAATCATTACTGAAACACTTAAAATCATAATAAGCACATCTATTGCAATCTGAGCAAGTGTTTCATTCTTTGGCTTGAACTTCTTAACTATAAGATTGATAGCCAGATGACTGTTTTGTCCATATGCGTAAGGAACGCCCATCATTGTCAGCCATATGAGCATATATCTTAATAATTCCTCTGTATATTTGCTTGGATTATGTAACACAAATCTTGTAATTACCTGCCAGCAGCATCCAAGTACCATACCGGCTACAAGCACCTCTAATATTATTTCAACTACTTTATTCAAATACTTCATGCTTTTCTCCTTTCTTCCTGCAAACCATGGGCTTATATGCATTAATCTGCATATTTCTGAATGTCATCATATAGCTTCTTATATGCTTCGCCCTTGTTATAGAAGTTGGCATGTATTGGCTGTACTGCCTCAATAAATGGTGTCTTATCTATATCCTTATATACATGCACGCCTTTACTTTCTGCATGTTCAATGGCATCCTCCATCATTCCATTATAAAGACTCTTAAAGTTATCATTTGTTTCCTCAAGTGCTTTTATAAGACTCTGTCTCTGTTTCTCTGACATCTTATTCCATGTCTTAGTACTTATAATGAATATATCTGGTGAAAACTGATGCTCTGTATATGTATAAGACTTAACAAGATCTTCATGTCCATCAACAGTAAGAGCAAGCTCTGTGTTCTCTGCTCCATCAACGACACCCTGCTGTAATGACGCATATGTCTCTGATGCAGCCATAGGAACCGGTGTTCCTCCCATTTTCTCAATCATATCCATTGATGTTGAACTTGGCATTGAACGAATTTTCTTTCCACTAAGAACTGATGTATCTGTAACTGGAACATCATCTTTAAGATAGAAATTTCTTGCACCATTAGCATAATATCCAACAGCTATATATCCATCATCTGCTGTATCAGCAAATAATTCTTTAACTGCTTCACTATTCTCCATCGCATTATAATAATGCTCCTGATTCTTAAACAGATAAGGAATTGCAAATATTGCATATCTGTCATCAAACTGACCTAATGTGTTAGAGCTTACTTTTGCCATATCAATAATTCCAGCCTTAACCATCTCTATTTCTTCTTTTTCTGTACCAAGAACACCACTGGCAAATATCTTAATATTTACCTCATCACCAGATTCTTTTGCGGCAAAATCTGATACCTTAGCAATTGAATCCGCTATTTCTGAACCCGCTGACTGATTATGCGCCAACTGAAGAACTAATTTATCTGATGAATTAATCCCTTTAACCTTAATAAATGTTACTATTACAATAATGAGACACACTGCAACAAAAGCTGTGCCTATTATCTTTTTATAAGCTTTCATAACCTTCTCCTTTCTTATGAGACCCCTTTATTGTTGTTACTTTTTATTTTTGAAATCCGCGCGTATT is a genomic window of [Eubacterium] eligens ATCC 27750 containing:
- the dctP gene encoding TRAP transporter substrate-binding protein DctP — encoded protein: MKAYKKIIGTAFVAVCLIIVIVTFIKVKGINSSDKLVLQLAHNQSAGSEIADSIAKVSDFAAKESGDEVNIKIFASGVLGTEKEEIEMVKAGIIDMAKVSSNTLGQFDDRYAIFAIPYLFKNQEHYYNAMENSEAVKELFADTADDGYIAVGYYANGARNFYLKDDVPVTDTSVLSGKKIRSMPSSTSMDMIEKMGGTPVPMAASETYASLQQGVVDGAENTELALTVDGHEDLVKSYTYTEHQFSPDIFIISTKTWNKMSEKQRQSLIKALEETNDNFKSLYNGMMEDAIEHAESKGVHVYKDIDKTPFIEAVQPIHANFYNKGEAYKKLYDDIQKYAD